The Oligoflexia bacterium genome includes a region encoding these proteins:
- a CDS encoding FAD-binding oxidoreductase: protein MKTIIEDFHSIIGSENVISDDQKTAWGKDYTKAYTPDPLLAVLPKSTDEVQEILRYCHKNKISVVPSGGRTGLSGGAVATQKEVVISTARMKKIYDINKIEKTIHCQAGVVTKELQRAAWDAGLYFPVDFASSGSSQIGGNIATNAGGIKVIRYGLMRQWVLGIQAVLADGTVLNMDNVCMKNNTGYDLKHLFIGSEGTLGIITEAILNLTTQHDELLVSIFGVPSLEKVTLLFDLVQKMKLNLTAYEFFTESSLKYVQEHTHLQSPFSGYFPFYALIEIEKTTPADQDKLEQFVEKAMEEGLILDGVMAQSSAQSTEFWGLRENIAESITALTVAHKNDISLPLSKITAFCTDLQKMIDQKYPGFEVVNFGHIGDGNLHVNFVKPEKMSKDEFFAYTKQADVAMFELVKKYGGSISAEHGVGLTKKPFLHFTRSPEEIALMKSIKKVFDPLNIMNPGKIF, encoded by the coding sequence ATGAAAACCATTATCGAAGATTTTCACTCTATTATTGGCTCTGAAAATGTCATCTCTGACGATCAAAAAACCGCTTGGGGAAAAGACTATACTAAGGCTTATACGCCAGACCCCCTATTAGCTGTTTTGCCAAAATCCACAGATGAGGTTCAAGAAATCTTACGTTACTGCCACAAGAATAAAATCTCAGTGGTACCCTCTGGAGGGCGAACGGGCTTAAGTGGCGGTGCAGTTGCCACCCAAAAAGAAGTGGTTATTTCAACAGCCCGCATGAAGAAGATCTATGACATTAATAAAATTGAAAAAACCATTCATTGCCAAGCTGGGGTTGTTACAAAAGAGCTTCAAAGAGCCGCCTGGGATGCCGGACTCTATTTTCCTGTAGATTTTGCTTCAAGTGGGAGCAGCCAAATTGGCGGAAATATCGCAACCAACGCAGGGGGCATTAAAGTCATTCGCTATGGCCTGATGAGACAATGGGTTTTGGGCATACAAGCTGTACTTGCAGACGGCACCGTTTTAAACATGGATAACGTCTGCATGAAAAACAACACAGGTTATGACCTTAAACATCTCTTTATTGGGAGTGAAGGTACACTTGGAATTATCACTGAGGCCATTTTAAATCTAACCACTCAACACGACGAACTTTTAGTATCGATTTTTGGAGTGCCTTCACTTGAAAAAGTGACTTTGCTTTTTGACCTTGTACAAAAAATGAAACTCAATCTCACAGCTTATGAATTTTTCACTGAATCCAGTCTTAAGTATGTTCAAGAACACACACATTTGCAGTCACCATTTTCAGGATACTTTCCCTTTTACGCTCTGATTGAAATTGAGAAAACAACTCCTGCTGATCAAGACAAACTTGAGCAGTTCGTTGAAAAAGCTATGGAAGAAGGTTTGATTTTAGATGGCGTCATGGCGCAAAGCTCTGCACAATCTACAGAGTTTTGGGGTTTAAGAGAAAATATAGCTGAAAGTATTACGGCCCTCACAGTGGCCCATAAGAATGATATTTCATTGCCACTTTCAAAAATTACAGCATTTTGCACAGATCTTCAAAAAATGATCGATCAAAAATATCCAGGCTTTGAAGTGGTTAATTTTGGCCATATCGGTGATGGCAATCTCCATGTAAATTTCGTGAAACCTGAGAAAATGTCAAAAGACGAATTTTTTGCTTACACAAAACAAGCAGATGTCGCGATGTTTGAACTTGTTAAAAAATACGGTGGGAGTATTTCAGCTGAACACGGTGTGGGGCTCACAAAAAAACCATTTTTGCATTTTACAAGATCACCAGAAGAAATTGCTCTTATGAAATCGATCAAAAAGGTGTTTGACCCATTAAATATTATGAATCCAGGTAAGATTTTTTAA
- the serA gene encoding phosphoglycerate dehydrogenase — protein MKKTSYPKDQIKILLLENIHPIAHEMLKSEGFAVEGAKHAFTEDELIKKASDVHVLGIRSKTKITRKYLLQTKRLMNIGAFCIGTNQIDLKNAKTHGVVVFNAPFSNTRSVAELVIAEIVMLSRQIGDRSSQLHLGKWDKSASGCYEIRGKTLGIIGYGHIGSQVSILAESFGMKVIYHDIITKMPIGNGRQVAKLETLLKESNFVTLHVPETPQTQNMISKDELRAMKKGSYLINASRGTVVDIAALKNALNAKHIAGAAIDVFPEEPESNDQVFKSELQKISNVILTPHIGGSTEEAQANIGVEVATSISKFINNGSTTSSVNFPQVDLPVLGGSHRILNIHKNVPGVLKDINSIVSDLGANIQGQYLSTDSDIGYLIMDLDKQLSDKVKEKISVLSTSIRTRILY, from the coding sequence ATGAAAAAAACTTCTTATCCCAAAGACCAAATTAAAATTCTTTTACTGGAGAATATCCATCCCATTGCACATGAGATGCTCAAATCAGAGGGGTTTGCTGTAGAAGGTGCAAAACATGCATTTACTGAGGATGAACTGATTAAAAAAGCCAGTGATGTGCATGTTCTAGGTATTCGCTCAAAAACTAAAATAACTCGAAAATATTTATTACAAACAAAAAGGCTTATGAACATCGGGGCTTTTTGCATCGGCACAAATCAAATTGATCTTAAAAACGCAAAGACTCACGGTGTAGTTGTATTTAATGCTCCATTTAGCAATACAAGAAGTGTCGCAGAACTTGTAATAGCTGAAATCGTAATGCTCTCTCGTCAAATTGGCGATCGTAGCTCACAACTTCATTTAGGTAAGTGGGATAAATCAGCGAGCGGTTGTTATGAAATCAGAGGTAAGACCTTAGGTATTATTGGCTACGGTCACATTGGTTCTCAAGTAAGTATTTTAGCCGAGAGTTTTGGAATGAAAGTCATCTACCATGACATCATTACTAAAATGCCCATCGGCAATGGCCGACAAGTTGCTAAACTTGAAACATTGTTGAAAGAATCAAATTTTGTGACATTGCATGTTCCTGAAACTCCTCAAACCCAAAATATGATTAGTAAAGATGAACTTAGAGCTATGAAAAAGGGGAGTTATCTTATTAACGCTAGCCGGGGCACTGTGGTAGATATTGCTGCGTTAAAAAATGCACTCAATGCAAAACACATTGCCGGTGCTGCTATAGACGTGTTTCCTGAAGAGCCCGAAAGTAATGATCAGGTTTTTAAAAGTGAGCTTCAAAAAATTTCAAACGTGATTCTAACTCCCCATATCGGAGGAAGTACTGAAGAGGCTCAAGCAAATATTGGTGTTGAAGTAGCAACGAGTATTTCAAAATTCATTAATAACGGAAGTACAACTAGTTCTGTGAATTTTCCTCAAGTAGATTTACCAGTACTTGGCGGAAGTCATCGTATATTAAATATTCATAAAAATGTTCCGGGTGTATTAAAAGATATCAATAGTATTGTGTCAGATCTCGGAGCCAATATTCAGGGGCAATATTTATCAACAGATTCAGATATCGGATATCTCATCATGGATCTTGATAAACAACTCTCTGATAAAGTGAAAGAGAAGATATCAGTACTTTCTACAAGCATTCGCACACGCATTTTATATTAA
- a CDS encoding class I adenylate-forming enzyme family protein encodes MLIGQKLAVTANQNAIKPAFRYLSKATNYKEAYSYINRYSYFLQNEIMHNKKVLVYMSNCPHIAYTFFALANTKNIAVPVDPNSPEPLIVDKIKELAIDAIIVSDDYVKRVQDMLKNNRMTSIRVIQCEARRWGEYDTTYRLPTSVTASDNDIVAIFETMGSAGKPKLVPWTHTMVQQATLVLKSIYRPSSIDTFFTYNASLMNPFYFMHGLIFPLMSGCQILITDITAPEDLAKELLEAKASRILMKGSTIEEWLTSFKNINLKMPLFRSFTPAPSPIAPRVEEFALSEFNSKILHTYGSVESCWAVSARQFEEPEPFDSVGQFLPGVKTRIIDENGDDIPGNKPQIGQLIISGPSVATAYFNDKENTKVNMRGAWYFTGDFVEKDKKNVVRFLDRKDNICKVVTTTIVPKHIEAKLRECPGVDQVAILMTKDQIGKNQLTAIIVKKIGQDISGTDITNFCKANFTDHERPKMIAFMAELPIDPHGQIDKYKLRFEFA; translated from the coding sequence ATGCTCATAGGACAAAAACTCGCCGTAACTGCAAATCAAAACGCCATAAAACCCGCTTTTAGATATTTATCAAAAGCCACGAATTACAAAGAAGCTTATAGCTACATCAATCGCTATTCGTATTTTTTGCAAAACGAGATAATGCATAACAAAAAAGTTCTCGTGTACATGTCTAACTGCCCGCACATCGCGTATACTTTTTTTGCTTTAGCTAATACTAAAAACATTGCGGTTCCCGTTGATCCAAACAGCCCTGAGCCTTTAATTGTAGATAAAATCAAAGAACTCGCCATTGATGCCATAATCGTCAGTGATGATTATGTAAAACGCGTTCAAGACATGCTTAAAAATAATCGCATGACATCAATTCGAGTTATTCAATGCGAAGCAAGGCGCTGGGGAGAATACGACACAACATACCGTTTGCCTACAAGTGTGACGGCTTCAGACAATGACATCGTTGCCATTTTTGAAACAATGGGTTCGGCTGGAAAACCAAAACTTGTACCCTGGACACACACCATGGTTCAACAAGCTACCCTTGTGTTAAAATCAATTTATCGTCCAAGTTCTATCGACACTTTTTTTACATACAATGCTTCGCTCATGAATCCGTTTTATTTCATGCACGGTTTAATTTTTCCGTTGATGAGTGGATGTCAGATTTTAATTACTGACATCACAGCGCCTGAAGATTTAGCTAAAGAGTTATTAGAAGCAAAAGCATCACGCATATTGATGAAGGGCTCGACCATTGAAGAATGGCTCACGTCGTTTAAAAATATAAATCTTAAAATGCCGCTCTTTAGAAGCTTTACCCCGGCTCCATCACCCATTGCACCACGAGTAGAAGAATTCGCGCTGAGTGAGTTTAACTCAAAAATTCTTCACACCTATGGTTCAGTCGAAAGCTGTTGGGCTGTGTCTGCACGACAATTTGAAGAACCAGAACCATTTGACAGCGTAGGTCAGTTTTTACCAGGCGTAAAAACAAGAATTATTGATGAAAATGGTGATGATATCCCAGGTAACAAACCACAAATTGGGCAGCTTATTATTTCTGGCCCCAGTGTGGCCACTGCGTATTTCAATGACAAGGAAAACACAAAAGTGAATATGCGTGGAGCATGGTATTTCACCGGCGATTTTGTTGAAAAAGATAAAAAAAATGTGGTCAGGTTTTTAGATCGTAAAGATAATATTTGTAAAGTCGTTACGACTACGATCGTACCAAAACATATAGAAGCAAAACTAAGAGAATGCCCGGGCGTTGATCAAGTTGCTATACTCATGACCAAAGATCAAATTGGAAAAAACCAACTCACCGCCATCATCGTGAAAAAAATCGGCCAAGACATTTCAGGTACTGACATCACAAATTTTTGTAAAGCCAACTTTACTGATCATGAAAGACCTAAGATGATCGCTTTCATGGCAGAATTACCAATTGATCCACACGGTCAAATCGATAAATACAAACTACGATTTGAATTTGCCTAA
- a CDS encoding thioredoxin family protein, translating to MMGLKMVFIYFGIFFMSLSSQADLEDIGFTLNESQIEDNLKSISFEAPKGHHFNKDSPNLVESSVGSSKKSTWVKAEKLEFDGVWLKARWNTKIDPCNIRAMLYVCDDKKTYCLPRAQTFTCENKKIVISKWDRSKESKTSESANKTVAHNKSFIDNDSQKALELAKQSGKPMMIDFYGVWCPPCNQLEENVFNSSEFKKIESQFVLLKLDADQSTSWNLKSKYKVRGYPTVIFASSDGSEVMRIVGAREKTVFISEMKKALNLKDQSFDKLKSKADNENNLSAAYSVGLTYLERGEYNEAQSYLLKASQKWAPRDSKRNKLLTAQIGVCNASANDKSATESQKKSCITIIETALAWFLRVVESLERHDQLASLAESVGDKEKKALTHQNALKLSAWFISNYKAMKNEEWTLADLHSYRASQFDGLDNKEEVEKEYHLAYEEFSKLIKKSGQNESTERGYNLDRLYCLWKSGQPEQAHKLYEKLQTIYSTDFSFFFQHARLLEDDKRYDEALVKALKALELSYGDNKLRVVAVVASIYEKKKNKSKALEILNDAISRTQLPTDKTIRTHRYYDKLVILKKKFEGSSN from the coding sequence ATGATGGGTTTAAAAATGGTTTTCATTTATTTCGGAATTTTTTTTATGAGCTTATCTTCCCAAGCGGATCTTGAAGACATAGGTTTTACCCTCAATGAATCTCAAATCGAAGATAATCTTAAGTCGATTAGTTTTGAGGCTCCAAAAGGTCATCATTTTAATAAAGATTCACCAAATTTAGTTGAAAGCAGTGTTGGTAGTTCTAAAAAATCAACTTGGGTAAAAGCTGAGAAACTTGAATTTGATGGTGTTTGGTTAAAGGCTCGGTGGAACACTAAAATTGATCCATGTAATATTCGAGCAATGCTGTATGTTTGTGATGATAAAAAAACTTATTGTCTCCCACGTGCTCAAACATTTACTTGTGAAAATAAAAAAATAGTCATTTCAAAGTGGGATCGTTCTAAAGAATCTAAAACATCAGAGTCGGCTAATAAGACGGTGGCTCATAATAAGAGTTTTATTGATAATGACAGTCAAAAGGCTCTCGAATTAGCAAAGCAATCTGGCAAACCAATGATGATTGATTTTTATGGTGTGTGGTGTCCGCCATGTAATCAGTTAGAGGAGAATGTTTTTAATTCTAGTGAGTTTAAGAAAATCGAATCTCAGTTTGTGCTTTTAAAACTCGATGCAGATCAATCAACTTCATGGAATTTAAAATCAAAATATAAAGTACGTGGTTATCCCACAGTCATTTTTGCTTCATCTGATGGAAGTGAAGTGATGCGTATTGTTGGTGCTAGAGAGAAAACTGTATTTATTTCTGAAATGAAAAAAGCACTGAACCTAAAAGATCAATCGTTTGATAAACTAAAAAGTAAGGCGGATAATGAAAATAATTTGTCTGCAGCTTATTCAGTAGGTCTCACATATTTAGAGCGAGGTGAGTACAATGAGGCTCAGTCATATTTATTAAAGGCTAGTCAGAAATGGGCTCCTCGAGATTCTAAGAGAAATAAACTTCTCACAGCTCAAATAGGTGTTTGTAATGCAAGTGCCAATGATAAGTCGGCTACTGAATCACAAAAGAAAAGTTGTATCACGATTATTGAAACCGCACTTGCGTGGTTCCTGCGAGTTGTTGAGTCATTAGAGCGTCATGATCAACTTGCTTCACTTGCTGAGAGTGTGGGCGATAAAGAAAAAAAAGCGCTTACACATCAAAACGCCCTTAAATTGAGTGCGTGGTTTATTTCTAATTACAAGGCCATGAAAAATGAAGAATGGACACTTGCAGATCTGCATAGTTACCGGGCTTCTCAATTTGATGGGTTAGATAATAAAGAAGAAGTTGAAAAAGAGTATCATTTAGCCTATGAAGAGTTCTCAAAACTGATTAAAAAATCAGGGCAAAATGAGTCTACTGAGCGTGGGTATAATCTTGATCGACTTTATTGTTTATGGAAATCAGGTCAGCCAGAACAAGCGCATAAATTGTATGAAAAACTTCAAACTATTTATTCAACAGATTTTAGTTTTTTCTTTCAGCATGCAAGACTTCTTGAAGATGACAAACGTTACGATGAAGCATTGGTCAAAGCACTAAAAGCTTTAGAACTATCTTATGGTGATAATAAACTTAGAGTAGTTGCAGTGGTTGCCAGCATTTATGAAAAGAAAAAGAATAAATCAAAAGCACTTGAGATACTTAATGACGCGATTTCAAGAACTCAGCTTCCCACCGATAAAACCATCAGAACTCACCGCTATTATGACAAACTCGTAATCTTGAAGAAGAAATTTGAAGGATCCAGTAATTAA
- the ppk1 gene encoding polyphosphate kinase 1, translating to MTEKTATHKANKIELKPLTNRELSWLAFNDRVIEEAQDVRYPLLERLKFVSIVSSNLDEFFMIRVAGLERKVKLRPHAKEDNGQQTIDVLYQIREWALEQKGDQGLVLRDLLEKLKAKQLYMQTQISPTDSALLDHVKKLQPHLKIQHFADLSQLNLLDGSRLYVFVRFKTKFAIISLADTADRLVRLPGDVSQVTHHFVLAEKLIVAGAQHLFPDEPVLEAFPFKLIRDADVIIDPNTDPEELLTTVEEAILARGRLTVVRLEVDAPHISDGALLLANAYKLNARALYRYDAPLDLKVLWRLYDIEGFESLRFPKSKAATVTQRVPDLVQIIRGHDILLHHPYDSFDTVVHLLQAAAIDPHVTEVRQTLYRTGRQSPIVEALIQAAKNGKKVTVAVELRARFDEASNIELAKELKKYGVVILKGFSDKKIHCKLTQIIRKEGDKETSFVHIGTGNYNSNTARLYTDLSLLTIDPVIGRDAEKIFKAIQIGIIPRKFESFVAAPVQLHDQLSQWIQNEIRRAKLGAPAHIIAKMNALVDIKLVEALYRASQAGVKVDLIVRGACILRPGIPGLSDNIRVISIVDRYLEHSRIYFFQNGGNPHIYLSSADWMPRNLHNRIEVAFPINDPELKKYIRDVILETFLKDNQKARMLLPDSNWVRVQPSPGEPPHQAQEVFQRLAKSNYKNTPLESRFVLQKDDALNIPPLPEVAKGELVK from the coding sequence ATGACTGAAAAAACAGCGACGCATAAAGCAAATAAAATTGAACTCAAACCTCTCACTAATCGTGAGTTGAGTTGGCTTGCGTTTAATGATCGCGTCATCGAAGAAGCTCAAGATGTGAGGTATCCTTTGCTTGAGCGTTTAAAATTCGTTTCTATCGTTAGTTCAAATCTTGATGAATTTTTTATGATCCGCGTTGCTGGCCTTGAACGCAAGGTGAAGCTCAGGCCACATGCCAAAGAAGACAATGGTCAACAAACTATTGATGTTTTGTATCAAATACGCGAGTGGGCATTAGAGCAAAAAGGGGATCAAGGTTTAGTGCTTCGTGATCTTTTAGAAAAACTAAAAGCAAAACAACTTTACATGCAAACTCAAATCAGCCCCACAGATTCGGCACTTTTAGATCATGTTAAAAAATTACAACCCCATTTAAAAATTCAACATTTCGCAGATCTTTCACAACTCAATCTTCTTGATGGAAGTCGTCTTTACGTGTTTGTGAGATTTAAAACTAAATTTGCAATTATTAGTTTAGCTGATACGGCTGATAGACTCGTGCGTTTACCAGGCGATGTTTCACAAGTTACACATCATTTTGTATTAGCTGAAAAATTAATTGTTGCAGGGGCTCAGCATTTGTTTCCGGATGAGCCAGTGCTTGAGGCCTTTCCATTTAAACTTATTCGCGATGCCGATGTGATCATTGACCCTAATACAGACCCAGAAGAACTTCTCACAACAGTTGAAGAGGCGATTCTTGCACGCGGCAGATTGACTGTGGTTCGACTTGAAGTTGATGCTCCTCATATTTCTGATGGGGCCCTTTTATTAGCCAACGCTTATAAACTCAATGCGCGTGCACTTTATCGGTATGATGCGCCACTTGATTTAAAAGTACTGTGGCGTCTTTATGATATCGAAGGTTTTGAGTCATTGCGATTTCCAAAAAGTAAAGCTGCAACAGTTACTCAACGTGTGCCTGATCTGGTTCAAATTATTAGAGGTCATGATATTTTACTGCATCACCCATATGATTCGTTTGATACGGTTGTGCATCTTTTGCAGGCTGCGGCGATTGACCCCCATGTCACTGAAGTTAGGCAAACACTTTATCGTACAGGTAGACAATCCCCCATAGTTGAAGCGCTGATACAAGCAGCTAAGAACGGTAAAAAAGTTACCGTGGCTGTTGAGTTGCGCGCTCGATTTGATGAGGCGAGTAATATCGAACTTGCCAAAGAGCTTAAAAAATATGGTGTTGTAATTTTAAAAGGATTTTCTGATAAAAAAATCCACTGCAAATTAACACAAATCATTAGAAAAGAAGGCGATAAAGAAACTTCATTTGTACACATCGGAACCGGTAATTATAATTCAAATACCGCAAGACTTTATACTGACTTGAGTCTACTCACCATTGACCCTGTGATAGGTCGAGATGCTGAGAAAATTTTTAAAGCAATTCAAATCGGAATTATTCCACGTAAATTTGAAAGTTTTGTAGCTGCCCCTGTTCAGTTGCATGATCAACTTTCTCAATGGATTCAAAATGAAATCAGACGTGCAAAATTAGGAGCCCCTGCTCATATTATTGCTAAAATGAATGCGCTTGTAGATATAAAACTTGTTGAGGCCTTGTACAGGGCTTCTCAAGCGGGTGTTAAAGTGGATCTTATTGTGCGCGGAGCTTGTATATTAAGACCTGGAATCCCCGGGCTAAGTGATAATATTCGCGTTATTAGTATTGTTGATCGTTACTTAGAGCACAGTAGAATTTATTTTTTCCAAAACGGGGGCAACCCACATATTTATCTTTCAAGTGCTGATTGGATGCCGCGAAATCTACATAATCGTATTGAAGTTGCGTTTCCAATTAATGATCCTGAATTAAAAAAATACATTCGTGACGTAATTTTAGAGACATTTTTAAAAGATAATCAAAAAGCTCGCATGCTTTTGCCTGATAGTAACTGGGTGCGGGTACAACCCTCACCTGGCGAACCACCACATCAAGCTCAAGAGGTTTTTCAGAGATTAGCAAAAAGTAATTATAAAAACACACCTCTTGAATCAAGATTCGTACTGCAAAAAGATGATGCTCTAAATATTCCTCCACTTCCTGAAGTGGCTAAAGGAGAATTGGTCAAATGA
- a CDS encoding class I SAM-dependent methyltransferase, with protein sequence MEKVRAQYDKFPYPKVSWLAHINPASVAHANYESGAALVYRVFQKHENKKILLLGCGTTEPAAFAIAHPHTRVTAVDFSSKSISNAKRFCKLHLKFNVDFHKVDLLNFCEQNQSQFDYIHCYGVIHHLSDPQKGFAAIRRALKPNGFARVMVYSTSSRWRIQKIQALAKLLNINTAKNLTALLSTLPIDHPLRLTFEMHPEKNNHSGFTDAFLHACENSFTLTELEKTLNANDLILHHWDFSQNIIKLLLQTPGYTTFEKIKWLEASDQWPTSFNFWVSPLKKVNHTTNSYITNPLISWRFKTNLHSTLLRNTIKLTPQHQKCLALCKVLPLQKNIIPPELHNTLYELVQARFILEVNHQ encoded by the coding sequence ATGGAAAAAGTACGGGCACAATACGACAAATTTCCTTACCCAAAAGTAAGTTGGCTAGCTCATATCAATCCAGCCAGTGTAGCCCATGCAAACTATGAGAGTGGGGCAGCCCTTGTTTACAGAGTTTTTCAGAAGCATGAAAATAAGAAAATACTTTTGCTGGGCTGCGGCACGACTGAGCCAGCGGCTTTCGCCATTGCACATCCCCATACACGAGTAACAGCTGTGGATTTCAGCTCAAAATCTATCAGCAATGCAAAGCGATTTTGTAAACTTCATTTAAAATTTAATGTCGATTTTCATAAAGTTGATCTCTTGAATTTTTGTGAACAAAACCAATCACAATTTGATTACATACATTGTTACGGTGTGATTCATCATCTCAGTGACCCCCAAAAAGGCTTTGCCGCAATAAGACGTGCACTTAAACCAAATGGCTTTGCTCGTGTGATGGTTTATTCAACAAGTAGTCGATGGCGCATTCAAAAGATCCAAGCCCTTGCCAAACTTTTAAACATCAATACAGCTAAAAATCTCACAGCCCTTCTCTCAACATTACCAATTGATCACCCATTAAGACTTACTTTTGAGATGCACCCTGAAAAAAACAACCACTCAGGTTTCACCGATGCTTTTTTGCATGCTTGTGAAAACAGCTTCACACTTACCGAACTTGAAAAAACTTTAAACGCCAATGATCTCATTCTTCATCATTGGGATTTTTCACAAAATATTATTAAGCTGCTATTACAAACCCCAGGTTATACTACCTTTGAAAAAATTAAATGGTTAGAGGCAAGTGATCAATGGCCAACGTCTTTTAATTTTTGGGTATCACCATTAAAAAAAGTTAATCACACGACCAATTCATATATTACCAACCCCTTAATCAGTTGGCGTTTTAAAACAAATCTCCATTCAACTTTGCTTCGAAATACAATTAAACTTACCCCCCAACATCAAAAATGCTTAGCATTGTGTAAGGTTTTGCCTCTGCAAAAAAACATCATCCCTCCTGAATTACATAACACTCTGTATGAATTGGTTCAGGCGCGTTTTATATTAGAGGTAAATCACCAATGA
- a CDS encoding tetratricopeptide repeat protein has product MELAKVYSLKTHKAKQLVEDGKHQISIGDLDVAAETFQKSIELDASADAYTYLGWVLSLKNQTDEAIELCKKAIAIDPDFGNPYNDIGSYLIQKNLLTEAIPWLESAKKAKRYEPKHFPYLNLGRVYSAQGRIDEAITEFKIALKYAPEHQEIKKVLLQLENIKNPSN; this is encoded by the coding sequence ATGGAATTAGCAAAAGTTTATAGCCTCAAAACACACAAAGCCAAACAACTGGTTGAAGATGGAAAACATCAAATATCAATTGGTGATCTCGATGTGGCTGCAGAAACATTTCAAAAATCTATTGAGCTCGACGCCTCAGCCGATGCGTACACCTATTTAGGGTGGGTACTAAGCCTTAAAAATCAAACTGATGAAGCTATTGAATTATGCAAAAAAGCCATAGCAATTGATCCTGATTTTGGAAATCCATATAATGACATCGGTAGCTACCTTATCCAAAAAAATCTGCTAACTGAGGCTATTCCTTGGTTAGAAAGTGCCAAAAAGGCAAAACGCTATGAGCCAAAGCATTTTCCTTACCTTAATTTAGGCCGTGTTTATTCAGCCCAAGGTCGTATTGATGAGGCTATTACTGAGTTCAAAATCGCCCTCAAATACGCTCCTGAGCATCAAGAAATCAAAAAAGTTCTCCTTCAACTTGAGAATATCAAGAACCCCTCAAATTAA